From the genome of Lysinibacter sp. HNR:
CCCTGGTGTCATGAGCACCCTGGTTGCAGCGGGAAACGTTGACGCGCATAACCGCGCCTTCCTCACTCCCGATCGAGGTGTGTCCACTGGGGCAATTCACAGAGTATTGCGCCTTAACCATAGGACACAAGAAGACAGACCGTGATAAAGTTAAGACTTATTCTTGTTAGGGGATACTGTGGGGGGTCTCTTTTGCGCAAAAAATTTCGTTTGGTAGCTATTAGTGCCACCTTCAGTATTATTGTGGGTGTTCTTGGGGTTATTCCTGCGGGGGCGCTATGGAGCACCCGGGGTAATGTTGAGGCTTCAGTTCAGAGCGACCAGTTGGTGGCTCCTCCTGGGGGAAGTGTGGCTATAAACGGGGGAAACTCGTTAACGTTTGATATGAGCACGGGTGGGCAAAAAAGCCAGACCCTTCCCACCCGGTATACCCTAGAGCGTTCAGCAACAGAAGATTTCGGTGACCCCGTTGTGGTCTCAAGTGGAGAAGCGGAGCGGGTGACGGATACCGGGGGACCTTTGTCTGAGGAGTTTCGAGAGGTTCAATTCGATACTATAGCTACCGGGTCGGAAGCGGCATGTGGGCTGCGCGAGGGAACCGCCTGGTGCTGGGGTAACAATCTAGCTGGTCAGTTAGGCCAGGGAACACGGGCGGGAAACTCTGCCACTCCGATACCGGTAAAAACCTCAGCAGAGTCTGCATCATCGGCTCTTCCAGTGAACGCAAAATTGACATTGTTAGATGCCGGATACGAGTTTGTTTGCACTAGTGACGGGACATCCGTGTGGTGCTGGGGAACAGGTTATGGTCCGCAACTGGGCGTCGAGGCATCGCAGAGGCGTACGCACCTTTTTCCCACCCGCGTAGAGGGAATTCCAGCGGGAGAGATCATAGATTTAAGCGTCGGCTCACGCCAGGCCTGTTTTGTCGTAAAAGATGATAATGCATACTGCTGGGGGCTCAGCCTGCTTGGTATGCTCGGTAACGGGACATCACTGAACTCCACTGTACCTGTGCCTGTTTTTCGGGGAGAGCCGCTTTCTCAATTGCCGAGAGAGGCGACAATAACTCGGGTTGCCGCTGGTATACGAACAACCTGTTTAATAGCCTCGGGCGCAGCCTATTGTTCGGGTAGCAACAACGGCAGCCAGCCGGGAGGGTACTTAGGGGACGGCACGACCGTTTCACATTCACTCTATATGCGGAAGGTTGTACAGGGCTCGCCGAGTCAAATTCCGGCAGGTGCAACCATCACCGACATCTCGGCTGGATCTGTGGACGGCAATAGTGGGGCTTCATCTGGGTACGTCGGAGGGACATGTGTTATCGCCAATGATCGCCCGTATTGCTGGGGTTCCGGAGAGTTCGGCGCACTGGGCAACGGCGGAAATCTCCCCTATTCAAATACCGCTCGGGCTGTGTCAAACATACCGACGGGAGCGCTAAAAGGAATCTCTGTAGGAACACTAACCGGATGTGTCGTGCATAGCAACGGTAATTCTTACTGTTGGGGCGCAAATGCAAGTGGGCAACTAGGTGTTGGGAACCTCACCTCAGCTCTTTCTGCGGTTGCGGTTCCTAACCCAGCGGGAAAAACTGTTGCGTCGATCTCTAGTAGCGGATACCTAGCAACTTCTACTACCTACAGTCCTGGTGCGGGGCTTCGCTGCTGGCTATACACCGACGGTACTGCCGGGTGTGCGGGGCTGGGCACTAATGGCGCATTGGGCGAAGGAAACACCGGTCGCATGGGCGCGACCAACTCTACGATTGGTAACGTATTGATGCCCAAGGTTGCGGTGTGTGTGGCGGGTGCAGTGTCCGTTGGAACACAGTGCGTGTTGGCTCCCGGTACGAATTACTTCTATCGTTTGTCCTACAGTATTGGCCAGTGGCAAAGCCCACTATCCGAAGTTTTCCGAGTAGAGACCGCGGCCTCGGTGAGACCATAAACAAAAACTGTCTCTCCAGCAAACATCATGATGAGGTTGCCCGAGTTTGAGGCTTTTCAAGAGTTATCCTTGACGTGAATCGCCGGGTGTTGCACTGCACCCCGGGTTCTAAACGGAAGCGCAACACCCTCTAGGTTGTGAGTTACCACACTTACGACCGAAAGGTATTGCGCTTCCTTGTCCACACAATACAGTCACCTGACCCTTGAGGACCGAGTCCAGATCGAGCTCTTCCTCGAACAGGGATATTCTCAAGCCGAGATCGCTCGAAGAATCGGGGTGAATCGATCAACGATCTGCAGAGAACTACACCGAAATTCCTGGCAACCCGAGTCAGACCACACGAATCTCCGCCCGTACCTCAGGAACAAACTGGATTCTCGAGACCCGCACGAACGAATCTATCTCGCAGGACAAGCTCACCTCCACGCGGAGCGTCGCGCGACCCGCTCACACCAGCCCTACCAAATGCGCCATGACCAGCTCGCTGACTGGGTGATCACACATTTACGACGGGGCTGGACCCCGGAAGAGATCAGCGGCAGGCTAACTGCCGAGTTCTCTGACGATCACCGGATGAGGGTGAGCGTGGAAACGCTCTATGAATGGATCTACGCACCAGCGCAGCGGCATCGTGAGTTGTGGCAGTATCTTGCCCGTGGGCAGAAGAAACGCCGACGCAAAAAGGGCAGAAGCGTGCAGACAGAACGGATCAAGTACCGCACCTCAATACATGATCGCCCCAAAGCGATCGAGACACGAGAAGAGTTCGGGCACTGGGAATCAGACAGCGTCCTCGGTGCGCGTGGTACTGGCAGCATCCACACCACAGTCGAGCGAGTCAGCCGCTACTACGTCGGAGTGAAGATCCCTGCGGTAGCAGCTGACCTAACCGTTCAGGCGCAGCTTGGGGTGTATCGGGGCTTGCCAGTGCACGCGGTTCGCTCGATCACCACCGATAACGGGAGCGAGTTCGCACATCACTACAAACTCGCTGACGCGATCGGGGTGCCGACGTATTTCTGTGACCCCTACTCGGCGTACCAGCGGGGCACGAACGAGCACTTCAACGGGCGGCTACGTCGTTATCTTCCAAAAGGCACCAGCTTTGACGATCTGACCCAAGCCGAGCTTGATGAGTACGTGTGGGAGATCAATAACCGGCCGCGGAAAGTACTTGGGTGGGCGACTCCCGCCGAAGTACTTCACGAGCTATGCTCTGGGTAACTCACATCATGTTGCACTCCGAACCAGAACCCGGGGCTTTTTCGAAAGCAATATGTCTGTGAATGACCTCAACGAGCAGACCTTGATCGGAGGGAGAGGGAAGCGTGCGGCAGTTATTGGATCAGCTCTTCCCACTATCACCATAGGTACTCATCCTCCCTTTTGAACTCGCTCGTCGCAGGGCGGACACGGTGCCTACTGATCCATGACACCCTTCTACCCACAACCAGCTAACTGTTGCTTCCCTCTGACTCCCACACATAAATTGAATTTTATGGACTGAGTCGCCGTATTTCGGGCATCCTGTCAATTGGAAACCACCCGACTCCGTCAAGCTTCACGGGCTCACCAATCACGGGTTCGCCGACCAAGCCTCATAGCACTCAAAGAAAAAATCAATATAGGGTAGCCCACGCTAGAGCTCAAACCACAAAGCGAGGGTGCGACGACGTGGCTGGCTGTTAGAGCCCGGCCTCACGTGTTGCCGTGGCAAACGCCCGATCGAGCAGATCTGCCAGCTCGTCGATGTCGTCCCGCGTCATCACAAGCGGGGGTGAGACCTGAACAAGCGGGTTGCCCTCGGCGTCGATCGCCACGCGGCAGAGCAGACCCACCTCGGCAAGAGCCGGGTTAAGGTGCTTACCCACAAAATCCGCCGCGCTAATGGGATCTGTCTCCCACCGCTTTGCCTCGTGGTTGGTGACCAACTCGAAGCTGCGGTGAAAACCGTCGCCGCGCAGGTCACCCACAATCTTTTTGTGTTTGTCTCGCACCTCACCCAGCTTTTCGGCCAGATAGGGAGTGAGCTGTGCCACGTTCTCAACAACACCCTCGCGCTCCATGATCTCAATGTTTTTGAGCGCGGCCGCGCAGGCAACCGGGTGGCCTCCGTAGGTGAGGGCGTGGTTAAACATGCCGACCGGACCGTCTAGAACCGTCTCAATAATGTGGTCGCTTGCAATAACGCCTCCGAGCGGAACATAGGCGGACGCGATTCCCTTGGCAAAGGTGATCATATCGGGCTGGAACCCGTAGTGTGTCGAACCAAACCAGCTACCGAGTCGCCCATAGCCGGTGATAACCTCATCCGCAATCATGAGAATGCCGTACTTATCGCAGAGAGCCCTTACCCCCTGAAAGTATCCGGTTGGAGGAGTCAGGCTGCCACCCGCGTTTTGCAGGGGTTCCATAATGATGGCGGCGATGGTGTCGGGACCCTCCTGCACAATGAGAGATTCGAGTTCGCCCAGCAGGAAATCGGTGAATTGCTGCTCGGTCTCCCCCTCGGGACGACGATACCGCTTAGTGTTGTGAGCGTGGCGCACACCGTTCATCAGCGGCTCGAACATCTTGCGCACATCGGTCATGCCGTTGAGTGACATGGCACCAAAACTCGTGCCGTGGTAAGCAACCCGGCGCGCAATGAACTTGTATCGGGTGTGGTGACCCTTCGTGATGTGATACTGACGGGCAAGCTTGATTGCCGCCTCGTTTGACTCGCCACCTCCCGACGCAAAGAAAACCCGGTTGAGATCACCCGGGGCAAGCTGCGCAAGCTTGTGAGCCAGCTTGGCGGCGGGCGGGTGAGTGACACTCCAGGTTGTCTGGAAAGGTAGGGTGGCTAGCTGCTCTCGCACGGCCTCCCCCACCTCTGCACCGTGAGTGTATCCGAGCTGCACGCAGAACAGGCCGGCCAACCCGTCAAAGAAACGACGCCCGTTCTCGTCAAAAACCGAGCAGTGCTCACCGCGCACAAACACCGGAAGTTCGTCGTCGCGATACTTACTCGCGGGGGTGAAGTTCATCACCAGATGACGCTTGGCAGCTTCTGCCAGGTGGCTCTTGGCGTCTGTTGCGGCTTCCGTCAGGGTAACCGGCTCTTGTTGCAGGGTCATGATTATTAGTGTCCTCTCAGTCCACTCTGACTGGACGGGGGGGGAATCCGTCGCTCTCCCCATCGTCTCATCGTCAGTACAATCTGTGAAATAGTTATTTTGTCTTGTCTACATCGCCCAAATGGATGCAGATCTGATTGATCTTTAGCCCCACTGCATCCAGGTGGTCTTGTAGTCGGTGTAGTTGTCAAGCGCGTGAATTGAAAGGTCACGACCAAACCCCGATTGTTTAAAGCCACCAAAGGGGGTGGTGAAGCTGAGGGCATCCACCGTGTTCACGGAGACGGTACCCGCCACCAGGCGCTCCGACACGCGATGTGCCCGAGAAAGACTGCCAGTCCACAGCGAAGCTGCAAGACCGTAGGGAGTTTCGTTTGCTCTCACGATTGCCTCCTCCTCCGTGTCAAAGGGAGTGACCACGGCAACGGGTCCAAAGATCTCCCGCGTGTGCACCTCGTGATCCAAGGGAACGTCGGTGACGATGGTCGGCTCGATAAAGGCGCGGGAGCCGTTAATCTCGGGCCGGCTTCCCCCCGCAACGATAGTGCCGTCGCGCCGCGCACTCTCAATGGTGGCCCATACTCCGTCGGCGTGTGCCTCCGACACGAGCGATCCAATGCCGCTCTTGGGGTCAAGCGGATCACCCGGGGCATAGGCGCGCGCGGCCTGCTTGTAGAGCTCAAGGAACTTCTCATAGACCGGGCGCTCGACAAAAATACGCGAGTTTGCCGAGCAGATTTCTCCCTGATTATAGAAACTCCCAAAGGCCGCCTTCTCTGCTGCGAGCTTCAGATCGTCGCAATCGGCGAAGATCAGGTTGGAGCTCTTACCTCCGGCCTCCAGTGCAAGACGCTTCATATTGGATTCTCCCGCGTACCGCTGCAACTGCTTTGCCACCTCGGTAGAGCCCGTGAAGGCAAGCATGTCAACGTCGTTGTGTCGCGCGAGCGCGCTGCCCGCGACCGACCCGCGGCCCGTGACAACGTTGAGGATGCCCGCGGGAATTCCCGCCTCAATCGCCAGCTCCGCCAACAGCAGCGCCGAGTGCGGCGCCTCAACCGGTGGCTTCAGCACGACCGCATTTCCCGTGGCAAGCGCGGGCGCAACCTTCCAGGTGGCAATCTCCAACGGATAGTTCCAGGCGACAATAACACCCACAACGCCGAGTGGTTCCCGGGTAACCAGAGCGGTTGCACCCGGCGGTGTTGCGGGAATCAGATCCTCATGCTTGTCTATTGCCTCGCCATAAAAGCGGTAGAGGGCCGCGGAGCCGGGGGCATCGATGGTAGATGACTCCCTGATGGGCTTGCCCATGTTAAGCGTGTCGTAGAGCGCAAACTCGTCGGAGCGCTCGTCAATCAGCCGCGCGAGTTCAAGCAGTCGCTCGCGACGAAACGCCGCACCGGCCCGGGACCAGCTTCCCTCCTCGTAGGCGGCACGTGCTGAGCTCACCGCCACGTCAACATCTTCCTCGTTGCAGGCGTGAATCTGCGAGATCACCGCGCCCGTGGCAGGGTTTACCTTGTCGATTGTCTTTCCCGAGCGGGACGCAACCCGGACTCCCCCGATGACGGGTCGACCGTCAAACGTGAGAGCCTCGGCTGCTGCCTTCCACTCTGCGTGGCTACGTGCCATGATTTCCTCTTTCGTGTGTTGTTGAGTTCTTTGTATCCGCGGCCCGGAGAGCCGGAGGGATTGTGACGGTTGCCGTTTCTAGATCTTGAGCCTTAATAAGCGAGATTCCCCGTGTTTCCGGGAGCGTGAGCACGGTCACCACACCGATCAGCCCCACCACAATGAGAAAGAAACCGGGAGTGAGGGTGTTGCCCGTGGTGTCGATGAGCCAGGTCAGCACATAGGGTGAGGTACCCGCAAAGAGCGCTGCGGTGAGGGCATAGGCGATGGAGAGGCCCGTCTGCCGGGTTCTGGTGGGGAAAAGCTCCACCACTGTAGCCGCGTGGGTACCCAGGATAATCGCGAGAATGAGGGCCAATCCCAGTGTGGACAGGAACGCCGACCACTCCTCGCCCTGTCCCATCAGGATAAAGAGCGGGACCGACAGCGTCGTGAGCGAAATCGCCGAAATCAGCAGCACGGGTTTACGTCCAAAACGATCCGAGGCAATCCCGGCAAACGGTACAACGATCAGGCCGAGTGCCGACGCCAGGGTTGAGAGAAGCGCGGCCCGACCCGGGTCAAAGCCCAGGTAAAACTCCTGATAGGTGAACAGATAGACCAGTACTACGTAAAACGTGACGTTCATAAAGGTTTCCATGCCGCAGGTCTGCAGGAATTCTCTCCAGTTTCGCGAGAACATCTCCTTCACCGGGGCGTGGGATACCGTTTCGAGTTGACGTAGCTGTTCAAACTCGGGGGTGTCCTCAATCTTGCGACGTATGTAAAGCCCAATGAACCCGAGGGGAACCGTCATGAGAAACGGAATTCTCCAGGCCCAGGCGATAATCTCTTCACCGCTAAAAATTTGGTTGAGCAGGAAAACGACAAAGGAGGCGAGCAAAAATCCGAGCAGGCTACCAAATTCAAGCCAGCTCACACCAAACCCGCGACGCTTTGGCGGAGAAAACTCGCCCAGAAAAGCGGCGGCACTTCCAAACTCTCCCCCGGCGGCAAGCCCCTGAACGATACGCGTCAGGATGAGCAGGATCGGTGCCAGCACACCGATAGAGTCGTATCCGGGAAGAAGTCCCAAGACCAAGGTGGCCACCGCCATCGACAGAATAACAATCGAGAGGGTCTGCTTGCGTCCGAGACGGTCACCGAGCCGCCCAAAGAGGATAGCTCCGAGCGGGCGCACAAAAAACGACACCGCAAACACGGCAAACGCGGCGAGCAATCCGTTGGTGCCGTTGGAATCCGGGAAGAACACAATGGCGAGGGTGGCGGCCAGATAGGCGTACACGGCCCAGTCAAACCAGTGCACAAAAACGCCGATGGATCCCGCCACCACACTTTTGCGCAGGCTTTTTTGATCCACCAGATCGCTGGGGTGCAGCCCCGATGATGCACGTGACATGGGGGGTCCTCTCTAGCTTGCGTCCGCTCTGGATCGGGCCTCGGCTACGTCAAGTGCGGTCCAGGCAAGGGCCACGGCACCGTCGCGAAGGGTCTGTTCAGCCCGGGGACCCACACATGCCTCGGCAAAGCCCGGCTGGTGATTGCTCGCCTCACCGCCCACACCAATATAGGGGTGGATCGCGTTGACCACCTGCGAAACGTTTCCCATGTCGGTGGAGGCCCGGTTCATGGTTGCCGCAAGCGGATCAACGTCAAAGTTACGACCCACCCGAACGGCATTGCGGCGGTACAGTTCAAGCGCCTCCTCATCGGTTCGCATCTCGGAGTAGCGCTTACTCTCGGGGGTGACGGTGAGCTTCGCTCCGGTGGCGAGCGCGCCGGCCTCAAAGCACTTGAGCACTCGCTCCTCAAGCTCGATGAGCTGCGCGGTGGTTTCCGCGCGCACGTACCAGCGCCCCTCGGTGCGTTCGGGAATCGCGTTGGGGGCCTCTCCCCCGCGGGTCTGCACCCCGTGTACTCGCACCCCCGTAGGAAGCTGTTGCCGCAGCAGGGAGATACTGATCTGGGCTATGAGGAAGGCGTCGTTGGCGTTGATTCCTCGCTCGGGGTACGCGGCGGCGTGGGCGGCCTGACCGTCGTACTGCACGTGCCAGTGGGTCACCGCAAAGGGCCGCGCCTCCGCAACGTCAACGGGTGCGGGGTGTGCCATGAGCGCAAAGTCTAACTGCTGGAAGGCACCGCGTTCCAACAGTTCGATCTTGCCTCCGCCGCCCTCCTCCGCGGGCGTGCCGATCACCTCCACGCGGATTCCCGCCTCCCGCGCCACCTCGGCGAGGGCGATGGCCCCGCCAAGCGACATGGCCGAGATGAGGTTGTGCCCGCAGGCGTGCCCCAGGCCGGGAAGAGCATCGTACTCCGCGAGAAAACCCACGGTAAAAGCGTCCTGCGCGTCGGAACCGCTCACCGCTCGGAACGCGGTGTCCAGACCTAGGTAGGGGTGTTCCACCGTAAAACCGTGATCGGTGAGAAGGTGCGCGAGGAGTGCCGAGGAGCGGTGCTCCTGCCATCCGACCTCGGGATCGTTGTGCAATTGGTTGGAGAGGGCCACCAGTTCGTCGTAGACCGTGAGCAGGCGGGCCTCAATTCTTTCCTTATTCACATCACTCATCGCCCGGGACACCGTACGAGGGGGCTGCCGCGGGATTAGTGCCGCGGCTGGTGTAGTCGTCACGCTGCGGCAGCCACAGGTCGAGCAGTCGCCCAAGGGTCCCAATGGGGTCGTTGTCGTCCCAGTCAACGCGCAGATCGGTGATTCGCCACCCGGCGTTTCCCACCACGGAGATACCCGCGGAGTGCACGGGCCCTTCCTCGCCACCGGCGGCGATTGCGGCCTGAAGCGCCGCGTAGAGTCGCTCCTCAATGCGTCCCGGTGCTGCCGAGGCCGTGTCTACGAGAGCATCAAGAACATCGAGGCTCGCCAGCATATTGCCTCCGGCCACGGCGTTTTCACGGATTGCTGCTCCGTAGGTGCCCAGAGCCCGATCACCCGAGTGGACGGCGGAACGACCCGTGCTGTCCAGCACGAGCAACTGTCGGTAGCCGATAGTCTCCGGGTCGGCCGCGGCAACCACCGTGTCGAGCGCCTGCTGCGCCGAAGCGCCTCCTCGCAATTGCTCAATGAGCTTCACACCCAGGCGCGGGTCGGTGACGTTTTGCGAGTGTGCACCACCCACACCATCGACCAAATTTACGCAGCGCGCCGCCACGGCCGGGGAGGAAGAAGAAATTGCGGAACCAAATTCTCCGCTCTCGGGGTCCCTGAGGATGAGTGAAAAAGTCATTCTGCGGGCCTCTCGCTGATAACCGCCGTGGCATCGATCTCAACCAGCCACTCGGGGCGAGCGAGCGCCTGCACAACAATACCCGTTGAAACGGGGAAGACACCCTTGAGCCATTTTCCCACCGTGCGGTAAACATCCTCGCGGTAGCGCGGATCGATAATGTAGATGGTGACCTTCACAATGTCTTCGAGTCGGCTTCCCGCCTCCTCCAGCAGCATCTTAATGTTGGCCATTGCCTTTTCGGTTTGTGCGGTCACGTCACCGATACCAACCGACTCGCGGGTTTCGAGATCCTGTCCGATCTGGCCTCGCAGGTACACAACCCCGTTGGCCACAACGGCCTGGCAAAGATCGTTATCGAGATCCTGCTCGGGGTAGGTTTCTTTGGTGTTGAACTTCCTGAGCCGCACGTGAGTCGTTTCTGCCACGCTGCCCTCCTCGTCGAGTAGTGGGTAATTCTGGTAATCCTTCAGAACTATTGTGGACACACCCGTTGCATCTGTAAAATAGTCAAAAGTTAGACAGTAAATCTAAAAATATGATCCAATGGTTCGCGGGAACAAAATCAAACCCAAAACAGCGCAAGGGAGCCTCCAATTGGTGCAGCGATTCTCCATCACCCTCACCCAACTCACCTACTTTGTCGAGTGTGCAAAAACCCTCAACATGACCGAGGCCAGTCAGGTGCTACACGTGGCACAATCAGCGGTATCCACGGCTATTTCTCATCTCGAAACTTCACTGGGGACCACCCTTTTCATCCGAAAGCACGCCCGCGGGCTGGTACTCACCCCGGCGGGAGAGAGCCTCCTTCGCGATAGCCACAGAATCTTTGAGCTTCTCAACAACACCATTGAGAGCATCCGGACGGATCAAAACGATATTCGAGGATCGATCAGAATCGCCTGCTTTAGCACCCTCGCGCCGTTCCTGCTCCCCCGGCTCCTGGGCGAACTCAAACAGGAGCATCCCGAGCTGATCATCGAGGTCATTGAGGGCGATCACGAAGACAACCTGACCGCTCTGCGCAGCGGGCGCGCAGAACTCGCCGTCAACTACAATCTCACCAACGGGGAGGGCATCACCCACGAGATCGTGGGGGAAATTCGCCCCCACATTATCGTTCACAGCGGGCACCCGCTCGCCAAGAGAAAAAGCGTCACCCTCACCGACCTCGCCGACGACCCCTTTGTGCTGCTCGACTTGCCCGATAGCAGCGAGTATTTTCTGAGCATCCTCCGCCAGGCGGGGATCACACCAAAGCTCAAATACCGCAGTTCCAACTACGAGACGGTTCGCACGATGGTGGCCACGGGCCTCGGATATTCAATTCTCAACCAGAAGCCAATGATCGACCAGACCTACACGGGAGCCCACACCGTTTCCATCGAAATCAAAGACTCGGTTCCCAGCCTGGGCATTGCCGTCTCCGCCCTCACCCAGCTCGAACAATCCGCCCGAGCGCGCGTGGTTGCCGACACAATCCGGGGCATTCTTGCGGACTCAACACCGCGGGCCTAGCACGGGCCGACTTTTTAGGGCTCGCTTGCAACAACCCTCTTTCGTAATACATTTTTCTGATGCACTCTCGACAATAAATCAGAAAAACAGATGAAATGAACCGTGAACGTGTATTGGCCAAAATAATGCCGAATGCGGTTGGCTAGATTCCACCGGGAAAGCCGGAATTAAAAATCTTGTCCGCAACAAGCCTCGACAAGCACACAGGTGTGCGTCAAGCAACGCTGCGACAACCCTCTTCAATGTATCCCGTCCGAAAGGAGAACAAGAATGTCGAGCCAAGACACAGAAGTCCTCGTCGTGGGGGCCGGCCAGGCCGGAGTAGCAATGAGCGAACACCTGAGCGCAAACAGCATACCTCACCTTGTGCTGGAGCGTGACCGAATCGCGGAGCGGTGGCGCTCTGAGCGCTGGGACTCCCTGGTGGCAAATGGACCGGCCTGGCACGACCGCTTCCCCCACCTAGAGTTTTCAGACCTCAACCCGGATGCGTTTGCGCCAAAGGAACGCGTTGCCGACTATTTTGTTGCCTACGCTCAAAAATTTAACGCCCCCATCAAAAGCGGCGTGGAGGTCACCTCCGTAGAAAAAAATGAGGGCGGAGCCGGTTTTCGTGTGCAAACAACAGACGGCACCATTAACGCCCGCTACGTTGTGGCCGCGACGGGACCGTTTCAAAAGCCCATCATCCCCCCGCTGATCCCTCAGGATTCACAACTCCAGCAGATGCACTCCAGCTCCTACCGCAACCCGCAGCAGCTTCCCGAGGGAGCCGTCCTGGTGGTGGGAGCGGGATCCTCGGGCGTTCAGATCGCCGACGAACTACAAAAATCGGGACACCAAGTCTACCTAGCCGTTGGCCCGCACGACCGCCCACCGCGGAAATACCGTGATCGTGACTTTGTGTGGTGGCTCGGTGTCCTCGGCTTGTGGGAAGCCGCCGCCCCTCCCGTGGGAGCAGAGCACGTCACCATTGCCGTGACCGGAGCCCACGGCGGACACACGGTTGACTTCCGCAATCTGGCCGCCAGCGGCATTACGCTCCTCGGCCGCGCCAACTCATTCGACAACGGGACCGTACACTTCGCCCCGGACCTCGCAACCAACATCGCCAATGGAGACGCCAACTACCTCTCCCTACTCGATGAAGCGGATGCCTACATCGCGCGCAACGGCCTCGACCTCCCCGAGGAGCCGGAAGCCCGCACCCT
Proteins encoded in this window:
- a CDS encoding LysR family transcriptional regulator, which encodes MQRFSITLTQLTYFVECAKTLNMTEASQVLHVAQSAVSTAISHLETSLGTTLFIRKHARGLVLTPAGESLLRDSHRIFELLNNTIESIRTDQNDIRGSIRIACFSTLAPFLLPRLLGELKQEHPELIIEVIEGDHEDNLTALRSGRAELAVNYNLTNGEGITHEIVGEIRPHIIVHSGHPLAKRKSVTLTDLADDPFVLLDLPDSSEYFLSILRQAGITPKLKYRSSNYETVRTMVATGLGYSILNQKPMIDQTYTGAHTVSIEIKDSVPSLGIAVSALTQLEQSARARVVADTIRGILADSTPRA
- a CDS encoding RidA family protein translates to MAETTHVRLRKFNTKETYPEQDLDNDLCQAVVANGVVYLRGQIGQDLETRESVGIGDVTAQTEKAMANIKMLLEEAGSRLEDIVKVTIYIIDPRYREDVYRTVGKWLKGVFPVSTGIVVQALARPEWLVEIDATAVISERPAE
- a CDS encoding NAD(P)/FAD-dependent oxidoreductase, which encodes MSSQDTEVLVVGAGQAGVAMSEHLSANSIPHLVLERDRIAERWRSERWDSLVANGPAWHDRFPHLEFSDLNPDAFAPKERVADYFVAYAQKFNAPIKSGVEVTSVEKNEGGAGFRVQTTDGTINARYVVAATGPFQKPIIPPLIPQDSQLQQMHSSSYRNPQQLPEGAVLVVGAGSSGVQIADELQKSGHQVYLAVGPHDRPPRKYRDRDFVWWLGVLGLWEAAAPPVGAEHVTIAVTGAHGGHTVDFRNLAASGITLLGRANSFDNGTVHFAPDLATNIANGDANYLSLLDEADAYIARNGLDLPEEPEARTLGPDPESVTNPILELNLADAGITSVIWATGFGVDYEWLKVNAFDSDGKPKHHRGVSTEPGVYFLGLPWQSHRGSSFIWGVWHDAKYLTDHIRIQRGYLTYETEDAVLNQAAGTPGTSPSSEQAAPAPQNVDALRG